A stretch of DNA from Schistocerca americana isolate TAMUIC-IGC-003095 chromosome 3, iqSchAmer2.1, whole genome shotgun sequence:
CTTTTCGCAGGGGGTATCATCTTTGATGAATGTTCGTGGTGAACCGTCCATGGCTAGTATCCATTATTTCCGGAAATACCGTAAAGAATGTCGATTCCGATCGCTACAGTTTGCAGGTGTGAAAGTAGATTATGGCAGCAATGAAGAAGACGGAAGGTCGGAGAACCGTATGAATTGGAGCACTACTTACGATATGCATTGGCCAATACACAGCAAcatgagagaggggaaaaaagcagTTGTTAGAAATAAGAACCAGTCTACTTATGAGCTCATTATTTCTTGGTGTAGTAAAATCTGATAGAAGTATGTAGAAGAATTTGAACGTTGACTAAGTAGTATTTACCACTTGGCTCGTTCTTCATCTTCACCTAAAATCCTACTAATGAGCATGTCTAAGCCTCTAAATATGCGATACCTTTTCTCCAATACTTCTTTACCAGTTCActtttttctttcctctgttctgCCGTACATTTTATTCACTTTGTTTTAGAAATTATTTATTATGGAAAGTTTATGGCTCATAAATTTTGTACTGTCTtcattttcttgtttgtttatggcAATTTCTTTTAGGTCTTTGTCAAATTTCCTAGGGTAGTGTGTCAAAACACTGTACAACTTTGCTTTTGGTTATGTTTGGACACATTCCACCGCTGTGCCCATAAAAAAGTAGTATACCTTTCCTCATTCTGTCCGTAACTTTTTCTACATGATCGTTTATTTCTGCACTGCTTCTTAATTACTGTTGTTCAATTTCCTAATAACTTCCTCTGTCTTTCTAAAATCAGTAttgctttcttttgtttttttttatgttgaggAAGAAGCCAAACTTCGTTGGTGCAACGGCTGATCCTCGATTTTGTGCCGGGATAATACTCTAGGAAAGCCTGGAAACCAGTGGAGTAGAACGACTGCAATGTGAGATTCCTCCATTGCCCCAAACACTTGTTTCCTAACAACAGGACTGACTTCGACTGTAAAGCACGGCACCACATCAGGTGTCACCTCACCACAGCGCGACACTACCGGTATCTACGTAATATACTCGCAAGtgaccttatggtgtgtggtgtaCTGTATAATGTGTAAAACTGTCACTGTATAATGTGTATTCCATTACAATAGTGAATGCTGCGGAGAAGAACAATTGTTGGTAGACCTTCGGTGTCGGGTCAGATCTCATTTTGTGCTCATGGTCCTCCCGCGAGGTGTGCTAGAAGGAGGTTGTGTTTTGCTTGACGCTTCTAGGAccgtacgctctcgaaattttagcagtaaaccaaactgtgattcgcaaCGCCTCTCAGGCGTCTCTACCACTTGgaatgagcatctccgtaacggttcgcgcttactaaacgaacctgtggcgaaacgcgctgctcttctttggatccacCATTTGTCCCTTCTTGAACACGTCCAGTATTGACTAGTATCCACAATCATTTCCCAAGTTCGGATAACACCACTTGGAAAACCTAGATGATGAACATCAATGTTTTTCAAATATGAAGAGCCTCGTGAAGTGATGTAACCGATCTGTGAGTATTGGATGCCAGTGTTCACTGCTAAGCTCAGCAAACTGTAACCTACCACCAGACGGACAGGTCCATCTTCAATTAATGGACGAAAGAGGCCCGTTATAGAGTCTTGCGAGATCGGTTGACCGTTGTGAAGTGCGTGAAATTCCATCGTGAAACATTGTTGCAGGACTGTTTTAATCCAGTAAGTGCGTGCACTTGCAAGCTCGACTGCAGTCGAATTTCCAGCAACTTTCTCTTTGTGCGAATATTATGTCTGGAACGAAGGATCcaaccagtcgtacaaattagtcTCAAGCCGGTAATGAATTTGGAAATGTCTAGGATTCCAGGAGTTATAGCAAACACATGCTTTACATTCGTTCTCTCTAACGGGACGATATGACGCATGTTTGGAGTACCAGAAGACGAACATTCCTCTGGGTGTGTAAGCTATGGTAGTTCCTTCCAGCAAAGATGCGCAGATTCGTTTTGATTGCCAAGAAGGCACCGTCTCTGGAGATGCACAGGGTTGTCATGTGCAGGATAATGACTTCACTGACTAGGCAACATGTATGTATTAATTTCTGTCACTCTTTTACATACGAACGTCTTCTATCGATTTGTATTACTGCGTATCCAGCTTGACGTCACTGTAGCGTCCCTGCACAAAGTTGTGTGAGTAATGTCGTAACCTGTAGCTGTGCAGAAATATCTTAGCAGTCGTGCTCCCACTAGAGTGTCGGTGTTGATATTGGAACAAAGTTCGAGATGTATCAAAGCTATCCTTCTGATAGGTGCAAATCTGTTCTTGCTAAAGGCTAAGTGAATCGTGTTACCGTGCACAACACTGCCGATGTGGAGAGGTGTCCCATACAGTTGTCCCGAAGAACTACAAAATACTTGAGTAATGATCTGTAATATTTACTATCCATCGCGGGATACGAATGCAAGACAATGTTTGAAGGGTTATTAAATGGATATATCAGCTAGGTTCAGTCAGAGGTACATCGGGAGCAGGCTTCGGTTAATTGGTAGCATACAAGGATAATACAACGAGTCTACAGACTGTGACACATTGCGATTCACTCATAGTTGAAGCCACGTCTGAGGGCTACGTGATCACTCTTAATGTAATGAATAAAGACAAAAATCGTTTCCGCTCCTATTGTAGGTCGTCTTCCGGCACAAGTCTGACTGCTACGATCCCATTTCGTCGTCAGGGCGGAACTTCTCCCTGATGATAAACCGCGATTCACAGTGGTTGGATTTGAATCTGAGGAGGACTAACTTGGGTTACCGAAcgtacacaaagaagggcagcacgatggTCGCACGTTTGTCTGACCCTTGGGAGATCGTAACGGAATTGCTGAAAGAACTGAAGTGCCAGACGCTTGAAAACAGGCACTAATTATCCCGTGAAATCCTACTAGAAGGTTTCAAAAACCAGTTTTGGGTGAGAATTCTAAGAGTCTGcactctctgatcaaaagtatccagacactcctatGCAATGCGGGACTGTCACGAGAGGCCGACTCGTCAGTATAAGCGGATGCTATCAATGGAACAGCAGTAACACCAGAATGGATCGGGCAGGAGAGCTCAACGACCTCGTTGTTGGACTAGGCATTGGATGTCACACGAGTAAAATGCGCATGAAGGACATTAcaacccttctgaagctgcccaagtcgactgttggttacGTGAATTGGAAATGCAAAGGAACAGCCAGAGCCAAacgaagaccaggcagacctcatgtaatgACAGGCGGCGAGCGTCGAGAATTAAAGAGAATCACTGAAAAATCGCAGGAAATCATCGAGAGGAATCAGTCGTGTGTTTCTCAGTGGTACCAGCAGCCCAGCCAACTAATGTGCGCTGGGAGTTAACACTAGCCAGTCAACCGcagattatttaaagaatcgaactcacaTTTATAAAACGGCATCAAACGTCTGATTacattgcatgtgaattaaatgtgTCGTATATGACtactgcctgcgaaatgtgttgctaaTAGACTTAGTGGAAAAGGAGTAACATATTCGAGCGTCATACATGATGCGCAGTTTTTCACTCAGCGTTTATGACATCACATCTCCTGCACTATGTGTTGTACATTTCTATAATTTATGAGGCGCATATctgagtgtttatgacatcattctTCTAAACTATGTGTCGTAATTTTCGTGGTACATGCAGCAGaattgtggatactgtctgcaaaatgtgccgcCAGTACataataaagaagtaacaaatgaaaATGACATGCTTGACGTTGCAGTTTTTCTGCACGAACCACGAAGATGTAATGGGGCTTGTCAGCGATAAAATATTTCCTGAAGGTTTGACgtcatgtgtaaagtttgttataaATCACGAAGTGCTCTAATTCTCAACTATTGGATGAATAACGTTACTTCTTAATAAATAGATTGTGGCAGCATTTATAGTTCTAAATTTAGTCAATAATTATGTGACATATATGAACATTAAGTATCTGCTGCCCTTAGAAGCAGTTACATAGACAGCCGGccgctggtagccgagcggttctaggcgcttctgtctgcaaccgcgcgaccgctacggtcgcaggttcgaatcctgcctcgggcatgaatgcgtgtgatgttcttcggttagtttggtttaagtagttctaagttctaggggactgatgacctgagatattaagtcccatagtgctcagagccatttgaatcatttgaacagttACATGGACAACCTGAAACTAGGACTGGGTGACAGTGGCAAGGGGTAACAGTTAGGTAATACAGATGAGATAGAATTCTTGATCAAcccgtcataagccacacatttctgtagacaaTGGTATACGACACTCGAGGTAGTAGAGGTGAtgtaaacagcgacgccactggacggTGGATGGCTGGAAAAGAGTGATATGGGGTGATGAATCACGATATACACTGTGACAATCCGACTGAGGTACTGTGGTTTAGCGAATTCCTGCAGAACATAAACTGACATCCTTTACAGTGCCAAGAGTGAAGTACAAAGGATGTGGTTTACGGTATGAGGATGATTTTCGTGGTTCCAGTGTGCTGCTCTTACTGCGCTTACGAAGACGCTGaaagtggaaggatatgaacacatcctACAGCACTGTGTACTTCATACACTTCAGGAACAGCCTGAAGACGACATTTGTATCAGCACGATAACGCTCCGAGTCATCAAGCAGCATCCgtcaggcaatgatttgtggacaataacattccagaAAGAGACGGCTTGCCGGAGTCCCAACTTGAACCTAATAAACATCTGTATGATTAGATATAATGTCGACTAGCCTCCAGATCCCAATGTCGAGTCACTACCTACTCTGATTTCGGATCTTGAGAAAAAAATGGACTGCCCTTCTTCCTCAGGTATTCGGACACCTCACTGAATGTGTCCCTGGCAGAGATCAAGCTGTAAGTGGTGAATGGTAGAAACTTCCCATTGAAATATccagtaatttggaaatttgtggtaagttctatgggaccaagctgctaagGCTaacggtcgctaagcttacacacccatgcccgatggaggattcgaacgACGGGGGGGATAAATGTCCAGTGATATGTCTGTGGATACTTTTTATGTACACCAGAACCTTCTACATGTAACTTCTATAGGGATTAAGAAAAGGTTAATTACAGCTGGCATACAGGCGTCTAAGCCATCATTTATCCCGCGATCCATCcttgaatggaatgggaaggatCAATGAGAAGGGCCCTCTGCCATGAACTCCACAGCTGTCTGCAGAGTAGACGTTCTGGAATTCCTGCGAGATCGatagaaagaaatttaatttccgaTTCGCTAAACGCTCTGACACACGGCTGTTATCACTTCCGTACAGGTGACCCAGTCGACGAGCACCTCCTTGAGGCAGCACCAGAACCGACCAGCCCTCCCGGTGAGGCCGGCTGCCCGCGCATCGTGAGCCGCGCAGAGTGGGGCGCCCGCGAGCCGACGGCGCCGCCAGACAACATGACGGCCAGCGCCGTGCCGTACGTGGTGGTGCACCACGGCGGCGCCAGCCGCGGCTACTGCTACGACCAGGAGGCTTGCGCCGCCATCGTGCGCTCCTACCAGGACCTGCACATGGACACCAACGGCTAGGACGACATCGGGTACAGTTTCGTCGTCGGAGAAGACGGCAACGCCTACGAGGGCCGAGGCTGGGACGCCAAGGGAGCGCACGCCCCCGGCTACAATCAGCAGAGCATCGGCATCTGCATCATTGGGGAGTTTTCAGGTAGTGGTCATCAAATATCCATCAATACAGCTTGCAGAAAAACTTCCACATTCCTAATTCCTTTATTTTACGTCCACTAGTGCAGCTTCCAGAGGACCCTGCATTTGCCGTATACCAACAGCATTGCACTGACACTGATCTGCATTTTCCTTTCTTGTAGACATCAGTATCGGTTTCATTAGACACTCCATTATCCTTTTCATCTTCCGCAAGATATATGAGACTGGAGAATTTTCTTAGACTTAAATAAGAATGTAATAaatctaattccaaagaaagcaaaacATTAGAGGTGCGAATAGTACCGCACCAACAATAAACTgacaaaatattgacatgaattatttacggaAGCACGGAAAACTGGCAGTCTCTGACCTCAAGGAGGATCAGTTTGAGTTTcagggaaatgtaggaacaagaGTGCCAATACTGTCAACatgatttacactatgtgatcaaaagtatctggacacccctaaaaacatacgtttttcatattacgtgcattgtgctaccacctactgccaggtactccatatcagcgacctcagtactcattagacatcgtgagacagcggAATGGGGCGCTTCGTGGATCTTACGGAcatagaacgtggtcaggtgattggctgtcaatTGTGTCACGTCTGCACGCGAAATTTacgcactcctgaacatccctaggtccactttttccgatgcgacagtgaagtggaaacgtgaagggagacgtacagcacaaaagcgtacagtctga
This window harbors:
- the LOC124606225 gene encoding LOW QUALITY PROTEIN: peptidoglycan-recognition protein SC2-like (The sequence of the model RefSeq protein was modified relative to this genomic sequence to represent the inferred CDS: substituted 1 base at 1 genomic stop codon), with amino-acid sequence MAMNGEVKSDPVDEHLLEAAPEPTSPPGEAGCPRIVSRAEWGAREPTAPPDNMTASAVPYVVVHHGGASRGYCYDQEACAAIVRSYQDLHMDTNGXDDIGYSFVVGEDGNAYEGRGWDAKGAHAPGYNQQSIGICIIGEFSERLPNDAALQALQQLMWCGVALGELRPSFEVLGHRQARNTTCPGDALYGWLQRLHNWTADPQPCVDGECPAAASRGSA